The following proteins come from a genomic window of Trichoplusia ni isolate ovarian cell line Hi5 chromosome 28, tn1, whole genome shotgun sequence:
- the LOC113506033 gene encoding uncharacterized protein LOC113506033 — translation MEPIAGTSNKSELIKYVKSRKGKRVLLYKNKTHRLIKMYKNGNTLWRCTIQACGAVLTLSKYEDVLKNNEHFCTQNKVTQFVQEVVDDIHQEAMSTLDPLPEVYKRKLNNLLDQGINLTQDIPEFKNVKTTLYNKRNKSLGVKRLFGKSPTDVQVPNSFCNFILADYNDGKRRILLFATQKSKDELGRCRHLYCDGTFKSVPKPFKQLYSIHGDIDGVVKPLVYALLCDKKKSTYKLLFQLLKTTVPNTQVDFFKSDFEEAAMSGFLAVFPNAVVSGCFFHYKQALRRKSRDLGLSKNSIFRKHVALCTLLPHLPITDLDEAWLYIMSQSPQDKNVTKFNDYMVAQWLEHRFWKGKFTCYGEKNKTNNFVESHYSEINKKINPKGGVNLAKLLIYLQNYCNNFAEMRLKMNISENQKHAQERNNIIENILNQYVTGSISIGHCLEMLRF, via the exons ATGGAACCAATTGCTGGAACTAGTAATAAAAGCGAGctaattaaatatgtgaaaagcAGAAAGGGCAAGagagttttattatataaaaataaaacgcatagactaattaaaatgtataaaaatgggAACACTTTGTGGCGGTGTACTATACAAGCATGTGGTGCCGTGCTTACTCTCAGCAAATATGAAGATGTTTTAAAGAACAACGAGCATTTTTGTACGCAGAATAAAGTAACACAATTTGTACAAGAAGTCGTGGATGACATACATCAAGAAGCCATGTCCACCTTGGACCCTCTTCCTGAGGTTTATAAAAGAAAGCTAAATAATTTACTAGACCAGGGAATAAATTTGACACAAGATATAccagaatttaaaaatgttaaaactacactatataacaaaagaaataaaagtctTGGAGTCAAGCGCTTGTTTGGGAAATCTCCAACAGATGTAcaa GTGCCAAACTCATTTTGCAACTTCATCCTTGCGGATTATAATGACGGTAAAAGGAGGATCCTTTTGTTTGCTACCCAGAAAAGTAAAGACGAATTAGGGAGATGTCGTCATTTATATTGCGACGGAACTTTCAAAAGTGTGCCAAAACCATTCAAACAACTCTACAGCATCCACGGAGACATAGACGGCGTTGTGAAACCATTAGTGTATGCTTTATTATGTGATAAAAAGAAATCaacttacaaattattatttcaattgttaAAAACAACAGTACCTAATACgcaagtagatttttttaaaagcgaCTTTGAGGAAGCCGCAATGAGCGGTTTTCTAGCAGTGTTTCCAAATGCAGTTGTAAGTGGGTGTTTTTTTCACTATAAACAAGCGCTTCGAAGAAAATCTCGGGATCTAGGTCTATCCAAAAACAGCATTTTTAGGAAACATGTTGCTTTATGCACTTTATTACCTCATTTACCTATAACAGATTTAGATGAGGCATGGCTTTATATAATGAGTCAGTCTCCACAGGACAAAAATGTCACAAAATTTAACGATTATATGGTTGCCCAATGGTTAGAACACCGATTTTGGAAAGGCAAATTTACATGTTACGgtgaaaagaataaaacaaataattttgtcgaATCACATTattcagaaattaataaaaaaatcaacccAAAGGGCGGTGTAAATTTAGCCAAACTGTTAATATACTTGCAAAACTACTGCAATAATTTTGCTGAAATGAGATTGAAAATGAACATTTCCGAAAATCAAAAACATGCCCAAGaaagaaacaatataattgaaaatatattaaatcaatacGTGACTGGCTCTATCTCTATAGGGCATTGTCTGGAGATgctaagattttaa